The window GGCCGACGGCGCCGCTCGCGAGGCGGTGCTGGCGGGGACCGATCTCGACTCGTCCCGGCTGACCGTCGAGGTCACCGGCCGGGACGGGCCGGGCAGCCGGGTCACCGTCGAGGTGCGCTACCGGATGCCGACGGCGGTGCCGATGGTCGGCGCGCTGGTCGGGGACGTCACCCTCACCGGCCGGGCCGCCATGCGGGTGGAGACGTGATCCGGGCCCCGCCGCGAGGAATCTGGGTCGGCGAGGGCGAATCCCTCCCCGTCAACGCCGTGCCCCGCCGCCCGGAGGGTTCTCGCCACATGCCTGCCAACCGGTCCCCCGTCCGAACCGCCGGACGCCTCAGCGCCGTCGTGGGTGCGCTGGCGCTGGCCGGGTCGCTGGCGGTGCCGGCCGGGGCCCAGGCGGCCAGCGACGCCTACGCGGCCGCGTCGCGGGCCGACGGCGTCCTCGTCCGCATCGAGGGGAACCAGGTGTCGATCGCGTCGGCGACGGCGAACGCCGACTCGTCGCCGGCCGCGTCGGCGACGGGCGCCGGCTTCTTCTCGCCCCAGCACACCGAGGGCGCGACGTCGGCCGAGGTGACCGAGGACGGGCAACAGGACGGCTCCACCGAGCCGGTCTGCTCGGACCTGGAGGCGCCCCCCGAGATGCCGGTGCTCGACGCGATCGGCGCCTGCTCCACCTCGCAGGCCGCCATCGCCGGCGGGCTGCCGACGGCCACGGCCACGGCGACCGGCGGGGTCATCTCGGTGGGGGTCGAGGACCTCCCGATCGGCGACGTGCCGATCGGCGACGCCGTCGACCAGATCCTCGAGGGCCTCGGTCCGCTCTTCGACGGCCTCGAGGACGCCGGCATCGACGCCGACACCCTGATCAACGAGCTGCTCCAGGCCATCCTCGAGGGTGACGTCGCCACCATCGAGATGGGCCAGGCGACGGCGTCGGTCACCGAGGCGGACGGCCGGGTCACGGCGACCGGGAACATCGAGGGCGCCGTCATCGGGCTGTTCGACCGCG of the Acidimicrobiales bacterium genome contains:
- a CDS encoding TadE/TadG family type IV pilus assembly protein, producing the protein MTTARRARDGGQAAVELALALPLVALLLLLVVQVGLVVRAQVLVIHGAREGARAAAVDAADGAAREAVLAGTDLDSSRLTVEVTGRDGPGSRVTVEVRYRMPTAVPMVGALVGDVTLTGRAAMRVET